Within the Arthrobacter sp. V1I7 genome, the region CAGGACCATGTTGGTGTTGCTCAGCCATTTAATGCCCTTGGAGATGCCGCTGGCGGCGGAGAGCACCACGCCGACCGTCAGCACGCAGATCACGATGATCGGCACCGCGGCCGAGGGGTCTTCCTCGAATTTGCCGGTGCGCAGCAGCGCGAGGCCCGCAGCGATCTGCAGCGCCCCGAGACCGAGCGAGGTGGCCGTACCGAATTTGGTGCAGATGATGGCCAGGATGTCGATGGGCTTGCCCCAGCCCCTCTTTTCGATGCGTTCCTGGCCGAACAGGGACTGGAACGGGGCGCTCATCAGGTTGCCGCGACCCATCCGGTAGGTGGAATAGGCCAGCGCCAGCCCGACGACGGAATAAATCGCCCAGGGATGCAGACCCCAGTGGAACATCGTGTAGGCCATGGCGGTGCTGGCGGCCTCCGGGCTGCCGGGCGCGACGTCGACAAAGGGCGGCGGGGAAGCTAGATGGGTGACGGGTTCGTACACGCCGTAGAACATCAGCCCGATCCCCATGCCGGCGCTGAACATCATGGCGACCCAGGAGAGGGTGCTGAATTCTGTCGCTTCGCCTTCATAGGAGAGCGGGATCCGTCCGTAGCGGCCGAAGGCCAGGACCAGGGAAAAGACGACGAATCCGGAGGCCCCCAGGATGAACAGCCAGCCGAAGGTGCTGGTGATCCAGGACAGGGCCGCCGCGGCACCGTCCCCGACGGCACCCGTGAAGAACACGCCGAGCAGGATGAGCACCAGAATAATTCCGGCCGAGACGCCGAAGACCGTCTTGTCAACGCTCGCCCAGCCCTGGGCCCGCGGCAATGATGCGGGTTCCCCCAGCCGCTCCTCCAGGTCCTGGTTGTCGCTTGAATGATGCTTCATCGGACTCCTCACAAAATCGTGGGCTATGCCGGGTCATTGTACGGTCCACCGTCCGGGAGGATAGCTAGTTGTTCGCCGCGTGGCCTTCGTCAGTATAGTTGCCGGCATGAGTGACCGCGAAGAATCCCCAGCCCCGGAGCCCGCCGACTACACCCGGGACGGAGACGACGGACACACGGAATTCGGCGGCCACGGCCGCGTGGCCAAACGGGATGCACGGGTTGCCGCCTCTGCTGAGTGCGATGAAGCCAACGCGTCCATCAGCGTCGCCGTCGCTATCGGCGGTCTGCCAATCAACCTGACATCTATGCTGGCGAGCGTGCAGAACGACCTTTTCGATCTTACGGCGGACCTCTCCGTCCCGTTAAGCCGGCCGGAGCTGGCGCGGGCACGGATTGTCCAGGGACATATCGACCGGCTGGAACGTGCCGCGCAGCATTTCGCCGCGGATTCCGAGGACGTCAGCGGCACCGTGCTCCCCGGCGGCACTGCCGGGGCGGCGCTGCTGTATATGTCCCGGGCCGTGGTCCGGCGCGCCGAGCGGGCGGTCTGGATGGCCGTCGAGGAATATCCGGATACGGTCAATCCGGTGACCGCCCGCTATCTGAACCGCTTGTCGTCCCTGCTGTTCGTTCTGGCACGTGGGGCCAATGCCGAGCACGGGGACATCGTGTGGATGCCGGAGGCATCGGTGCAAGCCGGTCGGCACCGACACTGACACCGCCGCCACCCAGGGCCCCGGCGAGTAGGAACCGGCGGACCGGCGGCTCAACCCTCGATGCCGGTGGGCTCGTTCGGCGTGGGCGGCAGTTCGGTGCTGAGCCGGATTTGTTGGCCGTGATAGTCGAGCTCGAGCAGGCAGTGCAACCACTCCCCATCCCTTTGCCGCTCCAAGGCGTAGCATCTAGCTGACTGAGCACTGCCCGGTATGGCTGACGAAAGATCCCTATCAGTTCCGCACATGTTCGGCAAGCACCCGAAGCGTTGTGCTCACCGCCAACGGCGGTACTCTCGGCGCTACCCTGCGCGCGGACTCACTGGGTGAGATGGCGCCACTGGGCTTCACCCCAAGTGGTAGCCGGCCACGCGGCAAACGACGGAGCGACCACCGCCAGCTATGTTGTCGTCTACACCGATGAAACCGGAGAGGATGGAACGGAGCTGCACGCGTTACCAGACGACCCGATCAGCTATCTCGGAGCTCGTGTACACCGTTCCCCCGCCGAGTAGGGTCCGTGCCACCCGCACCTGATCAAAACTCAGGACCCGCGATCGGCCCCGTGAGAATCACCAGGTCCGCCAGCTTTCCAACCTGAAGGCCTGAAGGCTCCCGATCTCGTTCGCGATGCCCGAGGCTTCGGCAGACCCGAGCGTGTTAGCACGGATAGCGTCGTCGATACTCAGTCGTTCCTCCGGCTGCGCGGGTGTGCGCGATTCAGCGTTCAGGGCGTGCAGGTCCGCACCCAACCGGCACACGTTGCGGGATTCAGTCCCAACTCCCGTGCGGCCTGCGTCGTGCTCTTGAGCCGGTCAAACACGACGAAGAACTCAGCCTTCTGTGCAGGCGTGTATTTCCTCTGCCCAGCTTCCCGATTCCGTGGGACCCGCTCATGGAGCCGAGATTTATGGACCCATTGGTAGCACGTCATCTGATTTAAGCCGAGCTCCGCCGCGGCCGCGCTCACACTCCCACACCGGTTCAAAACCGAAAAGAACTGATCATTCTGCTCCGGCGTGTATTTCCTCCGGCTGGCAGTTTCTTTCGTTAAAGACGACACGGTCGTTGCAACTCCCAAAAATTCTGAGTGTTGCAACGACCGCTAGAACCCGCCGACTACCCCCGGCCTTTTGTGGCACTCCTACGGGCCACTCATAGCGCTTGGATGCGATTCTCGAAAAACCTATCTGCGGGGTGAAACTGATTTCTCTTAGTATCCGATGTCTTGGACTGTCGCCAGAAGGTGTTGCCGAGTACTGGCACTCCACGCTCAGAAAATGCGGGCGGCGATTTCCGCCGGTGCCGCCAGCAGTACCTCGATCTCCTCATCGAGCTGAACCAATGTCACGGATGCCCCCGCCATGTCCAGCGAAGTGCAGTACTCTCCGACATAGCTCCGTCCCACCGCGATTCCCTTGGCGGCAAGCTGCCCGTGAGCCCGCCCATAGAGCACGTATAGCTCGCTGACCGGGGTGCCTCCAAGCCCGTTGATCATCAGGGCCACCCGATCGCCGCCCGTGAAGGGCAGGTCCTCCACCACACTTTCCAGAAGCTCGTCGATGATGTCGTTCGCGGTAGTCATCGGAGCGCGGCGCCTGCCCGGTTCCCCATGGATTCCCACGCCCATCTCGATCTCGTCGGCACCAAGCTCGAACAGCGCGGATCCCTTGGCCGGCGGGGTGCAGGCGGTCAACGCCGCGCCCATTGTCCGGGTGCGGGCGTTGACCTTTTCTCCGATACGTACGAGTTCCTCGAGCTCCGCGCCGGCTTCAGCGGCCGCACCCACGGCTTTCATAACGAAGAAATTTCCGGCAACCCCGCGACGGCCCACAGTGAAGGTGGAATCTTCCACGGCGACGTCGTCGTTGATAAACAGGATCCGGATCTTGATCCCGTCGGCCTCGGCCATTTCCTGGGCCATTTCAAATGCCATCCGGTCGCCGGTGTAGTTGTTCACCAGTAGCAGGACCCCCTTCGGCGAGGCGAGCGTCTTGGCCGTCTCGTAAACGTAGTGGGCCGGCGGCGCGGCAAAAACATCACCCGGACAAGCGCCGTCGAGCATTCCCCTGCCCACTGTCATCACGTGCGCGGGCTCATGTCCGGACCCTGAGCCCTGGATGATGCTGACCTTGTCGTCGCGTGGTGCGTCTTTACGCATGATCAGGTTGTACTCGGGCACGTAGGCCAGTGTGTCGGGGTTGGCCAGCGCGATGCCCTGAAGCATCTCGGGCACAAAGTTCTTCGGATCGTTGACGAACTTCTTCATAACAAACTCCACTTCGTTGTGAGTATTAGGGGTGATTCGGGGTCAGCGGTCGAGCCACCGGACATTGGCCCGTTCAAGGATGATGGCGATCACCATGGCACCGGCATCCGGAGAGCCGATGCTGCGCTCCCCGCTGTAGCTGGCCCGGCCACGTCGTGCGGTCAGTGCACTCGTCGCCTCAGCCGCGGCACGTGCGGTCTTCGCTGCAATTTCGACGGCGGTGGCGGAGTCCGTGCCATCGGCAGTTGCTTGCTGCAACGCGTCAGCGACAGGGACCAGAACGTCCAACAGGGTCTTGTCGCCGACGTCTGCCCCGCCACGGGTCTTGATGCCGTCGATCCCTGCGCGCAGCATGGCGACGGCGTCGGCTCCGGTGAGCTCCTGTTTACCCTTTGCGACGGCGGCCGCGCGGAGGAACGCTGTGCCCCAGATCGGGCCCGACGTGCCGCCGATCCGTGCGGAGATCACCATCGCGACGCTCCGCAGAAAGGCCCCCGCGTCGCTGCGGTCGAAGGTGTCCCA harbors:
- the dhaK gene encoding dihydroxyacetone kinase subunit DhaK, with protein sequence MKKFVNDPKNFVPEMLQGIALANPDTLAYVPEYNLIMRKDAPRDDKVSIIQGSGSGHEPAHVMTVGRGMLDGACPGDVFAAPPAHYVYETAKTLASPKGVLLLVNNYTGDRMAFEMAQEMAEADGIKIRILFINDDVAVEDSTFTVGRRGVAGNFFVMKAVGAAAEAGAELEELVRIGEKVNARTRTMGAALTACTPPAKGSALFELGADEIEMGVGIHGEPGRRRAPMTTANDIIDELLESVVEDLPFTGGDRVALMINGLGGTPVSELYVLYGRAHGQLAAKGIAVGRSYVGEYCTSLDMAGASVTLVQLDEEIEVLLAAPAEIAARIF
- a CDS encoding BCCT family transporter, producing MKHHSSDNQDLEERLGEPASLPRAQGWASVDKTVFGVSAGIILVLILLGVFFTGAVGDGAAAALSWITSTFGWLFILGASGFVVFSLVLAFGRYGRIPLSYEGEATEFSTLSWVAMMFSAGMGIGLMFYGVYEPVTHLASPPPFVDVAPGSPEAASTAMAYTMFHWGLHPWAIYSVVGLALAYSTYRMGRGNLMSAPFQSLFGQERIEKRGWGKPIDILAIICTKFGTATSLGLGALQIAAGLALLRTGKFEEDPSAAVPIIVICVLTVGVVLSAASGISKGIKWLSNTNMVLAGVLLLFVFVAGPTLFILDLLPSAIGAYLTELVPMSFHSAVFGGSDWLASWTIFYWAWWISWTPFVGTFIARISRGRTIREFVLGVLLVPTAVSMVWFVIFGGAGMNQQLNGVDIAGTGSEAAGFFAALQNYPFFIGAALVVMVLTAVFFISGADAGALVLGTLSTRGSKHPWKPLVIFWAVLTGAVAAVLLAVGGLAALQTFTILAASPFVLIIIGLCVALYADLRRDPLRQRRLGPVRGATGLQAAVPFSEAAMAEAEAEEDADAADDDGSGTK
- a CDS encoding cob(I)yrinic acid a,c-diamide adenosyltransferase; the protein is MSDREESPAPEPADYTRDGDDGHTEFGGHGRVAKRDARVAASAECDEANASISVAVAIGGLPINLTSMLASVQNDLFDLTADLSVPLSRPELARARIVQGHIDRLERAAQHFAADSEDVSGTVLPGGTAGAALLYMSRAVVRRAERAVWMAVEEYPDTVNPVTARYLNRLSSLLFVLARGANAEHGDIVWMPEASVQAGRHRH
- the dhaL gene encoding dihydroxyacetone kinase subunit DhaL, coding for MTAQSFIDTEFIVRTIAETAVDKEQEFCDLDAVVGDGDMGYSLARGFEMVLSGWDTFDRSDAGAFLRSVAMVISARIGGTSGPIWGTAFLRAAAVAKGKQELTGADAVAMLRAGIDGIKTRGGADVGDKTLLDVLVPVADALQQATADGTDSATAVEIAAKTARAAAEATSALTARRGRASYSGERSIGSPDAGAMVIAIILERANVRWLDR